In the Apodemus sylvaticus chromosome 3, mApoSyl1.1, whole genome shotgun sequence genome, aaacccccccccccccaaaaaaaacaaaacaaaaaaaaacaaaaacctaaaaacataacaaaacaaaaaacaaaccaaaacaaaacacaacaaagaaaactcCGAGCCCCCAGAAAAGGAGGTTCGCAAGCAGCCACAAAATGAGGATGATGAAGTCACCCAGTCACCACGCTGGGTGACAGATGTTTCCTGTGCCCTGGTCTGCGTGCCTTCCAACCCGACCTGCCCATGGAGCTTGGAGGTGAGGTGGTACAGaggcaacagaaacaacagcctCAGGAGCAGGTGGGAGCCGCTGCAGCTCATCTgaactgctgcaagctcctttaatccCCTCCACCCACGCCCCCTGgacccaagaaagcatctcttctaaacagcagttcctgattggctggtaTTGTCCAGCAATCCATGGTCTcccaggcagtcctcaattaggtcctcctgcaggagatgcttttgtggCTGTGTGGCCTGCAGCATTTACATAGAGGCAGCTCTGCTGTTCCTGCtacacaggttaaaaaaaaaaaatcactaaaccTTTCTATTTGTAATAAGCCTAAgacagcactagagctgggcagatgtcaACCCTCTATGGCTATTTTGTCTAAACTCTGAGATGTGACTTGCTATGTTCCATTGGGCCACTCTTATTCCAACGGGCCTGCCCTCATGGTCAGTTCTCACAATCCCTGACCGcagtgtcttcctctctctcccccatggTTTCTGCCACATAACCCCAAGCCGGGGAACTAAAGCCCTGCCTACTTCTCTTCTGCCCAGGTCTAGGCTCTAGGCATCTCTATTAACCAATCAGGGATAAGGGGAGGGGCAAGGTTACATAGCAGCACTTGGGATACTTGAGAATTTCCTTGCCCACGGGGCAACCAGCCCTTGGGAGccaatatttaaaagatttatttattttatgcatttgagTACACCACAGTTGGACATaactctgtggccatcagtcacactGTGGCCAACAGTCACTGTGGTCATCAGCCACGCCCCGGGCCCCTAgcgttctggctggactccacccccacagtcacctggctacagccaggtagTGTGGCtcagtataaaaggggctgtgtGACCGCTCCTTGCTCTCTCTTgcccttctctcttgtcctcttttcctgtctcttgcctctccccccactccctcccactcccccccctCTCCATTCTCTCTCCATGTGACCTTGGCTGGCTCTaacctctctatctcttctttccctctttacttttctatctttttcctttccccctactcttctataataaagctttaaaatcatgggctgtcttGTCTCTTCTTACCGAAACCCACCATGCTGGAGTAATGGAACAGGCCTCACAGCAATTCCAGCTACTGGACCAGATCAAGGACTCCACCGGCCCAGCTGGGTACATGGGTCTGCACCAAAACAGGGTCCACAGATGGATGCACCCCACCTAGCTGGGTCTCCCTCCGCCAGAACGACCCACGCACACcgccattgctctcttcagacacaccagtagagggcatcagatcccattacagatggttgtgagccaccaggtagtggctgggaattgaactcaggacttctggaagagcacttggtgctcttaactgctgagccatcactccagccccggCAGCCAGCATTTAGCATCATAATACAAAGCAACAGACAAACCTCAACAGCTAGAAAGCTCTAGGTAGTCAGGCTGCTCATAGggactcctgtctctgcctttcactGATGGctttttgcttggttttgagATTGGCTTCACTATGTTGTCCAGGATGGTCTAGAACTTGTGGACTCAAATAATCTTCAGCTTCAGCTTCTAGAAAAGATGAAACTATAGGCAAACACACCActgtgcctggtgtgtgtgtgtggtgtgtgtgtgcgcgcgcgcgcgcatacacacatattacTGTCTTTTGGTTTACttccttattatttatttatttatttacttattttttgagacaggctttttctgtatagccctggctgtcctggaactcactctgtagaccaggctgacctcaaactcagaaatccgcctgcctctgcctcccaagtgctgggattaaaggcttgtaccaccactgcccagtttggTTTACTTTTTATATAGATTGGGTCTTGCAATGTAGAACTGTgcaggctgaacttgaacttctaagtctctgtctctggagtactgggattacaggtgtgtaccaccacatcctATACTtactcagtttttgttttatctaagCTCATCTCTGCCCCCGAGGATAGAGGCGTAGCTACAGTGAAGTACTCACACCTCCAGGCAATTCCTGAAGGGCCAGGCTGCAGACTTCATCTATAGTTTGATCAAACCCcgtgccccaccccctccacaaCCTGCATCTTAACCACAGCTGCAGGTGATCATTATGAGTCCGGATGCTGCTGGTCTTTGCACAGGGCGTCTCTATGCTCCACACAGAGAACCAAGGTGCCTGACAGAAGGTTAAGATGGTCAGAAAAAAAACGATGTCTTCTGAACACGACAGGGCcattgcacacatgaactcactgCACCCATGGTTACCTGCACAAAACATGAGAATGGACCCATCAAGGTGTCAtacaggaaggggtggggggtggggggtgaggagtgcggttgggggtggggaggcgaACTCAGGAGGCTCCGCCCCTTCGGAGGGACTATTGGCAGTTAAAGGTTGCTGGTACGAATGTCCTTGAGTGGCGAAGCTGATGTCGCCCATGCTCCAATAAATAGCTCATGCCAGCAACCCTAAAATGGACACGAAAGTAGCGGGGCTTACTGGGAAGAAAGGTTTCAGCGGGTGGGAAGGAGATAGTAACAAAGGAGGGTGACTGTGACCAAAAGTTATTATGTACGCGTATGAAAATTTTGCTTCCCCTCCAGTACATATTTGCTGAATCCGTGGCCGGACAAATGAATACAGCAACGAGTTTTTCACAGATGCTCTCCAGAAAAGTGGCTCCAATGCGGTGCGCCGGAGAATCATCAAAACAAGCCGGGGAGGTGTGTGGCGCCCCGAGCCCCGCCCTCGAGTGCCAGGCTGTCCCTCGTCACGTGTTGGCGACTAGCCAATCATCCAGGGTGGGCGGGGAAGGGAAAAATGGAATGGTGCGCTTACCCTCTGTACCTTCTTGACTGACCTTAGTCGGTTCGAGTGGCCTCATGTCGCACAGCGAAGCCGATCCTGAGCAGCGCCGGCCGACTTCAGAGGCGGACGCCATGGCAGCGACCTTCCGGGCGAGCGGTAATTACTGGGCGGCCTGGACCCGCTGCGGTGCGGAGCCGAGCCTTCCCTTTCCGTAGGAAGTTCTAGTCCCAAGAGTCAAGGTCTGCACTCCGACCCGAGGCCAGGGTGGCGGGCCAGGGAAGGAAGGGCTTGCAGGCCGTGTGGCACTTTAACCCTTTCACTCCCCTCCGCCAGCCTTTAGCTTCTAGAAACCGACTGAGCGTCCCTGAACGTGGGTCTGCTAGGGCATTAGAGCCATTCGGGGAAGAGGGAGACAGGGGAGTTTTGCTGACTGATCCTTGAACTGACTTGTACCCAGAACACCAGCACATTCGCTACAACCCGCTCCAGGATGAGTGGGTGTTAGTGTCAGCCCATCGCATGAAGCGGCCCTGGCAAGGACAAGTGGAGCCCCAGCTTCTGAAGACGGTGCCCCGCCACGACCCACTCAACCCTCTGTGTCCCGGGGCCACGCGAGCTAATGGGGAGGTAAGCCCGAATACACCGCCACcaagtggaagaggaggaaatagTTCTCCCTTATTACTGCCCTTCTCCCACCAGGGGGAGTAGTGCGCCTCCCTTTGGGTCATTTCCCGGCCAGCAATTTTGATCCTTTGAATGGGCCTTCTCGCCCTGGGTCGCAGCCTGTGTAGCCCTTGAATTGCGACAGGTGGTAGTATTTCTAGCCTGTTCTTGTCAGTAGGTGAATCCCCCCTATGACGGCACCTTTCTATTCGACAATGACTTCCCAGCTCTGCAGCCTGATGCTCCGGATCCAGGTACCCTCAATTTAACCACTGTTGGGGAGAAGGGAGACTGCGTCTGACCGGAGGAACCTGTGCTGCAGAGAGTAATACTCCTTTATTCCAGGACCCAGTGACCATCCTCTCTTCCGAGCCGAGGCCGCCAGAGGAGTTTGGTAACCATGGCTTCCCCCTCTTAGACCCTCCAGCCCAGGGCTGAAGACTAAGAGCTGGGCTTGGGCCCTGCCCTGAACACCCAATCCCACTCTCCGTGTCCTTCTTCCCGCATCACCTAGTAAGGTCATGTGCTTCCACCCCTGGTCGGATGTGACGCTGCCACTCATGTCTGTCCCTGAGATCCGAGCTGTCATCGATGCGTGGGCCTCAGTCACAGAGGAGCTGGGTGCCCAGTACCCTTGGGTCCAGGTCTGTGAAGGGGGGGGTGTGACTTTGGTTTTGGGGAGTAGCATGACTGCTTTCACAGGGTATGAGGCTTAGGGGTTGACTTGACATCTGTGTGACTATTGACTCTCTCTCCTTTTACCCAATAGATCTTTGAAAACAAAGGAGCCATGATGGGCTGTTCTAACCCCCATCCCCACTGCCAGGCAAGTATGCATGCGGCAGGCTGTAATGGCTTTCTTGGCTGAGTCCACCGGCACTGTGGACCGGACTACTGGATTAAGGGATAGGGCAAAAGAAACACCTTGGCAGTTCGGAGGTTTAGAGATAATGGTCTCGCCCGTTCTCCTTTGTGCTTGTCCCTTGACAGGTTTGGGCTAGCAGTTTCCTGCCAGATATTGCCCAGCGTGAAGAGTGGTCCCAGCGGACATATCAGAGCCAGCATGGCAAGCCTTTATTATTGGAATATGGTCACCAAGAGCTCCTCAGGAAGGTGGGACAGAGCCGGGTCCTGTGTCCCCAGGGAGTCTCTAGTCCTTTCATCATCACCATGCTTTGGGGGGATAGGACATCAGCAGCCACCTAAAGGACTATAATGGTGGCTTACAGTAGGTGCTAGTACACGTGGAGAGACGCAGACTCTTCTACTTTCCTGCCGTgcgcccttccccaccccctctgtCACAAAGGACATGCTTCCTTCTGTGTGTCCAGGAACGTCTGGTCCTGACCAGTGAGCACTGGATAGTTCTGGTCCCCTTCTGGGCAGTGTGGCCtttccagacactattgctgccCCGGCGGCACGTGCTGCGGCTGCCTGAGCTGACCCCCGCTGAGCGTGATGGTGAGTCTCCCTCCCGGGTAGGACGTGGAACCAGGTGCTGGATAGCATAGCTGTGATGGGGCCAGCTTCTATTCCCCAGGGGTGAAAATCAGGCTCTGATTCCAGATCTAGCGTCTGTCATGAAGAAGCTCTTGACCAAGTATGACAACCTGTTTGAGACAAGCTTTCCCTACTCCATGGGTTGGCATGGTAAGGCTTTTGGTGTTGGGGTAGCCCCGACAGTATTTCTGGGCTCCTAGATTCTGGCTTAGGGAACTATAATCCCTAAGGATTATATAAGGATTAGATAAGTATTAACTACAAGGCCTTACAGCACTTGCTACCCTTAAAACAATTGTCCAGAGCGGGGATACTGGGACTGAGAGAAGCGAGATTTGGTGACGCTGTTACTGACTGTTCCCTAATGCTTGAGCTCCCTGGTGGGAGACGCTGGGAGATGTGACATCCAGGGACCTGGCCTAGCTTAGGGGAGAGGCTAGGCTGACGGCTGACAAAGGGCCTCCCGGGTCATCTCAGTCTTCTTCTTGTCAGGGGCTCCCACAGGATTACAGACGGGAGCCACCTGTGACCACTGGCAGCTGCACGCTCACTACTACCCCCCTCTCCTGCGGTCTGCTACTGTCCGGAAGTTCATGGTTGGCTATGAAATGCTTGCCCAGGCCCAGCGTGACCTCACTCCTGAACAGGTCAGGGCTCACGTCCTTTCACCTGATTTCCTCACGGGATCTCCATAGTCACAACCCTGAAGAGCCTCATAAAAAGTCTCTGCCTTCCTAGAACTGGGCCAGTGCTCAACTTCACCCGCTGGTGACTCCAGTCAGCCCGAACCAATCTCGccatcccataagccctctttggAATTTCCTGGGCCTAAAACTCCTCCTTCGTACAATTCCAGGTGACCCTTACACTCCCTGATTGATTTTTGTCTTCTTATAGGCTGCTGAAAGATTAAGGGCACTTCCTGAAGTACACTATAGCCTGGTgcagaaagacaaggaaacagcagCCATCGCTTGACTGTGACCACCGCAGGGCCTTGAGTCTTTGTACCTGACAGACCAGGGACCTGGAGTCGGGCAGATGTGACATCAATAAAACTGCGTCTCTCGCTTTAACCATGTTTTCTGACACCAGAGGAGTGTGGACTCTTCCATTCTGGAGTTTTGGTAAAGGCTATGTGTGACTCCAAACACTCTTGCCTACAGAGTTTCAAAAATCTGGTGTAAGAATCCCCTTCACCAAGCCAGACATGacggtgcatgcctgtaattccaccaCATTGGTGGCTGGATGAGGgtggtgaatttgaggccagtgtaGGTTACTTAGCAAGacctagtctctgaaaccaaagCCAAGATGGAGCTCGTGttacaggcctgtaatcctggctacccaggatgctgaggcaggaggattgaaaattgaaggctagcctgggtagCTTGGTGAGACCATCTGGTACAAAGGACCGGAAAAACAGGTCAAtgatagagtgtgtgtgtgtctgacatgTGTAAGGCCCCGTATTCAGCCCTAAGTATAgagaagaatttttttgtttgtttttgtttttttgagacagggtttttctgtatagccctggctgtcctgaaactcactctgtagaccaggctgacctcgaactcagaaatctgcctgcctctgccttccagagtgctgggattacaggcgtgcgccaccactgcccagcttagagAAGAAGTTCTACTTCTGCTCTCCAAACAGTTTCAGTATTGTTTCCAATCCTCTTCACTTGTGTGATATAAACAGCATGCTAATTTAGGAGACTAGTTTAAAATCTTGTGTTCTTAGCTTGGCAGTGTCTTCCAGAAGGCCAGAGCCGTGTTTGTCACTGAGCCTGGTGTCAGCTCACTAAGCCTGAGCCTCAGAGTCTGGTGGGGAGAGGGTGAGCAGAATCCTAGTCCCATGGTCACCCCAGACACTGGGCTGCTGGCCAAAACCCTGGTTTTGCGAGTGGCCACAGTTAGACGCTGCTACAGACCACAGGGGCTAAAGGGGCGGGTTGGGGAGCGTGCGTGTGGCTTTCTGTTCTTGGCTTCCTCCATTTCCACGTGCAGCAGATGTCGCTTCAGTACTGCACCTATGCTTCAAGAATGACATGGAGCCGAAAACAGTGCCTAGCGTGTGAAGACAGCCAGAGATAGCCCCAGGGCCTGGAATGATCTTGAGTCAACCTCCTCTCTGGATCCGCTTTTCCTTGTGAGAGAGGACGAACTACGGGGCATTTGATCTTTGAGACCAGATACCACGCAGTGTAAGAGCTGTGACAGCCGTGGGGATGGCTAGAATGTCTTTCATCCGTTCTTAGGGTCGAGAAGTCACACTAAGCCTGGACAAGTGACTGGGCCTGACCTAGAAAACCCTGCCTTTCTCCCCTTGCCCTCCAACCTGGGATCATTCTTCTTGAGACCTTGGAAGCTTAGAAGGGGGGTGGGGCCTGGGGTTGGGAATGTTGCCTGGGGCTGGAAAATCTGACAAAGTAGGCACTTCCCTTGTTTGCTGGGTAGGTGGT is a window encoding:
- the Galt gene encoding galactose-1-phosphate uridylyltransferase isoform X2; this encodes MCFHPWSDVTLPLMSVPEIRAVIDAWASVTEELGAQYPWVQIFENKGAMMGCSNPHPHCQVWASSFLPDIAQREEWSQRTYQSQHGKPLLLEYGHQELLRKERLVLTSEHWIVLVPFWAVWPFQTLLLPRRHVLRLPELTPAERDDLASVMKKLLTKYDNLFETSFPYSMGWHGAPTGLQTGATCDHWQLHAHYYPPLLRSATVRKFMVGYEMLAQAQRDLTPEQAAERLRALPEVHYSLVQKDKETAAIA
- the Galt gene encoding galactose-1-phosphate uridylyltransferase isoform X1; this translates as MSHSEADPEQRRPTSEADAMAATFRASEHQHIRYNPLQDEWVLVSAHRMKRPWQGQVEPQLLKTVPRHDPLNPLCPGATRANGEVNPPYDGTFLFDNDFPALQPDAPDPGPSDHPLFRAEAARGVCKVMCFHPWSDVTLPLMSVPEIRAVIDAWASVTEELGAQYPWVQIFENKGAMMGCSNPHPHCQVWASSFLPDIAQREEWSQRTYQSQHGKPLLLEYGHQELLRKERLVLTSEHWIVLVPFWAVWPFQTLLLPRRHVLRLPELTPAERDDLASVMKKLLTKYDNLFETSFPYSMGWHGAPTGLQTGATCDHWQLHAHYYPPLLRSATVRKFMVGYEMLAQAQRDLTPEQAAERLRALPEVHYSLVQKDKETAAIA